In Saccharomyces eubayanus strain FM1318 chromosome XIII, whole genome shotgun sequence, one DNA window encodes the following:
- the DPI35 gene encoding Dpi35p: MTYPKRIPLNAWSDALKAAKPLIITFDAYNTLYATKLPVMEQYCIVGHKYGIKANPLTLTKNFPHVFKKLKENYPQYGKFSNIGPEEWWSSLIKNVFAPIEIPDEMVSEILLRFEGFDSYFVYPDLINFLKNVKARYPNIILGIISNTDPIFYKLLKNIGLYETFADNIYLSYELDLAKPDKAIFEYAFNDIIDKRPDLLKVYSKEEICQHCFHIGDELKNDLEGAEGAGWTGILLDRNDKYGYLSESLDKTVRDEYKLSLDKIDNHSIKTWETSSKQTDTIQLNKKKYVVSNLEVLEELFP, from the coding sequence ATGACGTatccaaaaagaataccCTTAAATGCATGGTCTGATGCCCTGAAGGCAGCCAAACCACTAATTATTACTTTTGATGCGTACAATACGTTGTACGCTACAAAACTGCCGGTAATGGAACAATATTGTATAGTTGGACATAAATACGGTATCAAAGCCAACCCTTTGACGTTAACTAAGAACTTCCCGCATGTCTTCaagaaactaaaagaaaactatcCTCAGTatggaaaattttctaataTTGGGCCTGAAGAATGGTGGTCCAGTTTGATAAAGAATGTTTTTGCACCAATCGAAATTCCCGATGAGATGGTGAGTGAAATATTGCTGCGGTTTGAGGGTTTTGATtcatattttgtttatccagatttgatcaatttcttgaagaatGTAAAGGCAAGATACCCTAATATTATTCTAGGAATAATAAGCAATACTGATCCAATCTTTTACAAATTACTGAAAAACATTGGGTTGTATGAAACATTCGCCGataatatttatttatcatATGAGCTTGACCTGGCAAAACCTGATAAGGCCATATTTGAATATGCATTCAACGATATTATAGATAAGCGTCCTGATTTGCTGAAGGTGTACTCTAAGGAAGAAATTTGCCAGCACTGTTTCCACATCGGAGATGAACTAAAAAACGATCTTGAAGGTGCAGAAGGTGCCGGTTGGACTGGAATTCTGTTGGATAGAAATGACAAATACGGATATCTATCGGAGTCACTTGACAAGACTGTCAGAGATGAGTATAAGCTATCACTTGACAAAATAGATAACCATTCTATAAAGACTTGGGAAACAAGTAGCAAACAAACAGACACTATACagttgaataaaaaaaaatatgttgtTTCAAACCTTGAGGTTTTAGAAGAGCTATTTCCTTAA
- the RRB1 gene encoding ribosome biosynthesis protein RRB1 — protein MSKRSIDIDEQERVVSAKTDSHSVPAVAPSGEQDAPMDELEEQLSDEFDSDGEIIEIDGDDEINDEDDLKKRQEQAETLVQKDQSEGNEEKIQELYLPHKSRPLGPDEVLEADPTVYEMLHNVNMPWPCLTLDVIPDTLGTERRNYPQSILLTTATQSSRKKENELMVLALSNLTKTLLKDDNEEEDDEEGEDEEDVDPIIENENIPLRDTTNRLKVSPFAASNQEVLTATMSENGDVYIYDLAAQSKAFSTPGYQIPKSAKRPIHTVKNHGNVEGYGLDWSPLIKTGALLSGDCSGQIYLTQRHTSRWVTDKQPFTVSNNESIEDIQWSRTESTVFATAACDGYIRIWDTRSKKHKPAISVKASNTDVNVISWSDKIGYLLASGDDNGTWGVWDLRQFTPSNADTVQPVAQYDFHKGAITSIAFNPLDESIVAVGSEDNTVTLWDLSVEADDEEIKQQAAETKELQDIPPQLLFVHWQREVKDVKWHKQIPGCLVSTGTDGLNVWKTISV, from the coding sequence ATGTCAAAAAGGTCTATTGATATTGATGAGCAAGAGAGAGTTGTCTCCGCTAAGACTGATTCTCATTCAGTCCCTGCTGTTGCTCCATCAGGAGAGCAAGATGCTCCCATGGACGAGCTGGAAGAACAATTGAGTGATGAGTTCGATAGTGATGGTGAGAtcattgaaattgatggagatgatgaaatcaatgacgaagacgacctcaaaaaaaggcaagaaCAAGCTGAAACTTTAGTGCAGAAAGACCAATCTGAAGGCAACGAAGAGAAGATCCAAGAACTATACTTGCCCCACAAGTCTCGCCCCCTAGGTCCGGATGAAGTTCTCGAGGCCGATCCTACTGTTTATGAAATGCTACATAATGTTAACATGCCATGGCCATGTTTGACATTGGATGTAATTCCGGATACGTTAGGTACTGAACGTAGAAACTATCCGCAGTCTATTTTATTAACTACAGCGACTCAATCAtcgagaaaaaaggaaaacgaaCTGATGGTTTTAGCTCTTTCCAACTTAACAAAAACTCTTttaaaagatgataatgaagaagaagatgatgaagaaggagaagacgaagaagacgtGGATCCAATAATTGAGAATGAAAACATACCATTAAGAGATACAACTAATAGACTAAAAGTTTCTCCGTTTGCCGCTTCTAATCAAGAGGTATTAACTGCCACAATGAGTGAAAATGGAgatgtttatatatatgatttAGCCGCACAAAGTAAAGCTTTCTCTACACCAGGTTATCAAATCCCAAAGTCCGCTAAAAGACCTATTCATACTGTCAAAAATCATGGGAATGTTGAAGGCTATGGGTTAGACTGGTCACCATTGATCAAGACTGGCGCTTTATTATCAGGTGATTGCTCAGGTCAAATTTATCTCACACAAAGACACACTTCCAGATGGGTGACTGATAAACAACCATTTACCGTTTCGAACAATGAATCTATAGAAGACATTCAGTGGTCTCGGACAGAATCCACCGTTTTTGCGACAGCTGCTTGTGACGGATATATAAGGATTTGGGACACAAGATCAAAGAAACATAAGCCAGCCATCTCTGTCAAAGCCTCTAATACCGATGTAAATGTTATAAGTTGGAGTGACAAAATTGGCTATTTGCTTGCAAGCGGTGATGATAATGGTACTTGGGGAGTCTGGGATTTGAGACAGTTTACACCAAGCAATGCCGACACCGTTCAACCAGTCGCTCAGTATGACTTCCATAAGGGTGCCATTACTTCTATTGCATTTAACCCATTGGATGAATCTATTGTTGCGGTGGGTTCAGAAGATAACACCGTAACCTTGTGGGATTTATCCGTAGAagctgatgatgaagaaattaagCAACAGGCGGCTGAAACAAAGGAGCTACAAGACATCCCACCCCAGTTATTATTTGTTCACTGGCAAAGGGAAGTTAAGGATGTTAAATGGCACAAGCAAATTCCAGGTTGTTTGGTAAGTACCGGTACTGACGGCTTAAACGTCTGGAAAACAATCAGTGTTTAa
- the JLP2 gene encoding Jlp2p — protein MVYFYESKPTEYSIPYQIITGRDKFENDLLIKWSYKELNYVWFHADKYSSGHIYLKLHENEKTIDDVPQEVIHDCLQLCKSESIQGNKMPQCAILITPWHNLRKNKAMNPGEVSFKSLRQCRKIECGTRDNKTLNRLTKTRVELFDNVEATLNEAKKTKNGDFFVKLIESNRQNLIGEEKQRKLAKKNQKKKSKQHDDGFLDDSPLTA, from the coding sequence atggtttatttttacgAATCAAAACCAACGGAGTATTCAATACCCTACCAAATTATTACCGGTAGGgacaaatttgaaaacgaCCTATTAATCAAATGGAGTTACAAAGAGTTGAATTATGTTTGGTTTCATGCTGATAAGTATTCGAGCGGCCATATTTATCTAAAGCTAcatgaaaacgaaaaaacaATCGATGATGTACCGCAAGAAGTAATACATGACTGCTTACAGCTATGCAAATCTGAATCTATTCAAGGAAATAAAATGCCTCAATGCGCTATCCTAATAACTCCATGGCACAAcctaagaaaaaataaggCTATGAATCCTGGTGAAGTATCGTTTAAATCTCTGAGGCAATGCAGGAAAATAGAATGCGGAACAAGAGATAACAAAACACTGAATAGGTTAACCAAAACGAGGGTAGAACTATTCGATAATGTAGAGGCCACACTTAATGAggcaaagaaaaccaaaaatggTGACTTTTTTGTCAAACTTATAGAGTCTAATAGACAGAATCTTATTGGGgaagaaaagcaaaggAAGTTAGCgaaaaagaatcaaaagaagaagagcaaacaACATGACGACGGCTTTCTCGATGATAGTCCTTTAACAGCTTAA
- the ERG29 gene encoding Erg29p — translation MSLKDSYLELESKLIKKLQELPYVHQFVHDRISGRITLFLMVVGTLAFFNELYITIEMSLLQKNTSEELERGRIDEGLKLHRMLVSDEYHGKEYKDEKSGIVIEEFEDRDKFFAKPVFVSELDVNCNVIVGGKEILSTPLKFHVEFSPEDYENEKRPEFGTSLHVLRLRLYHYFKDCEIYRDLIRDKGIDETRKFTISNGVKIYNHKDELLPLNIDDVQLCFLKIDTGNTIKCEFVL, via the coding sequence ATGTCATTGAAAGATAGCTATCTAGAGCTCGAGTcaaaattaataaaaaaattacaagaatTACCATATGTTCATCAGTTTGTCCACGATCGAATAAGCGGTAGAATcactctttttttaatggtAGTCGGTACGCTTGCATTTTTCAACGAACTTTATATAACCATTGAGATGAgtcttttacaaaaaaatacatcCGAGGAACTAGAGCGCGGAAGAATCGATGAAGGTTTAAAGCTTCACAGGATGCTAGTCAGTGATGAATATCACGGTAAAGAGTACAAAGACGAAAAAAGCGGGATTGTCATTGAAGAGTTTGAGGACCGCGATAAGTTTTTTGCGAAGCCTGTGTTCGTTTCAGAGCTAGATGTGAATTGTAATGTTATTGTAGGTGgcaaagaaattttgtcCACTCCATTGAAATTCCATGTGGAGTTTTCACCAGAAGATtacgaaaatgaaaaaagaccGGAATTTGGAACTAGTCTGCATGTGTTAAGACTAAGATTGTATCATTATTTTAAAGATTGTGAAATATACCGTGATCTGATTAGGGATAAAGGTATTGATGAGACAAGAAAGTTCACAATTTCCAACGGTGTTAAAATCTACAACCACAAAGATGAACTACTGCCATTGAATATTGATGATGTTCAGTTGTGTTTTCTGAAGATCGATACGGGAAATACGATAAAATGTGAGTTTGTATTATGA
- the GID8 gene encoding glucose-induced degradation complex subunit GID8, with translation MTISTLSNDGANRSSGGNTKKDGAAAKECTYGKKCFTREEWKEQVAKYSSMGELYANKTIHYPLKIQPDSTGGAGAGAGSGAGDEGFSSVQTMPIEPTLPRLLLNYFVSMAYEDSSIRMAKELGFIRNNKDIALFNDLYKIKERFHIKHLIKLGHINKAMDEINSIFGLEVLEETFNATESDAGSTGNGQQQQQFDIDGDLHFKLLLLNLIEMIRSHHEQKSGAEDSNDFILNLIQYSQKKLAIKASSSIKKMQELELAMTLLLFPLSDSVDSSSIKLPKSLQNLYSITLRAKIANLVNEKLLKFIHPKIQFEIHNNNSKFPDLLNSDKKIITQNFTVYNNNLINGSNGTKINYISSDQPISDKMASSDTTATSNSVWLNHQDTNHGTNTSATTFKNLENKNYWNQASELLTANAASNTKTKNLQFNNYSSSEFPYEPRLTQIMKLWSWCENQLHRNQIGVPRMEN, from the coding sequence ATGACTATTTCTACGCTGAGCAACGATGGTGCCAACCGCAGTTCTGGTGGCAACACCAAGAAGGACGGGGCCGCGGCGAAGGAGTGTACCTACGGGAAGAAGTGCTTCACCAGGGAGGAGTGGAAGGAGCAGGTGGCGAAGTACTCGTCCATGGGCGAGTTGTACGCGAACAAGACCATTCACTATCCGCTGAAGATCCAGCCTGACAGCACCGGCGGTGCCGGTGCTGGTGCTGGTTCCGGAGCCGGGGACGAGGGGTTCTCTAGCGTACAGACCATGCCGATTGAGCCCACGCTGCCGCGGCTTCTGCTGAACTACTTTGTCTCGATGGCCTACGAGGACTCGAGCATCAGGATGGCCAAGGAGCTCGGGTTCATACGCAACAATAAGGATATTGCGCTCTTCAACGACCTGTACAAGATCAAAGAGCGCTTCCACATCAAACATCTCATCAAGCTGGGACACATTAACAAGGCGATGGACGAGATAAACTCGATATTCGGGCTGGAGGTGCTGGAGGAGACTTTCAACGCCACGGAAAGCGATGCGGGCAGTACGGGAAACgggcagcagcagcagcagttCGATATAGACGGGGACTTGCATTTCAaactgctgctgctgaacCTGATCGAGATGATAAGAAGTCACCACGAACAAAAGAGTGGCGCCGAAGACTCGAACGATTTCATCCTCAATCTCATCCAGTACTCCCAAAAGAAACTCGCCATAAAGGCCTCGTCCAgcatcaaaaaaatgcaggAACTAGAACTGGCAATGACTCTGCTGCTTTTCCCTTTATCCGATTCCGTCGATAGCAGCAGCATCAAACTCCCCAAGTCGTTACAGAATCTGTACTCGATAACCTTAAGGGCCAAGATTGCAAACTTGGTCAACGAGAAACTGCTCAAATTCATTCACCCGAAGATCCAATTCGAGATCCATAACAACAACTCGAAGTTCCCCGATCTTTTAAACTCCGACAAGAAAATCATCACGCAGAACTTCACCGTGTACAACAACAACCTCATCAATGGTTCAAATGGCACGAAAATAAATTACATCTCTTCCGACCAACCCATCAGCGACAAAATGGCAAGCAGCGACACGACCGCTACCAGCAATTCGGTTTGGTTAAACCACCAAGACACCAACCATGGAACAAACACAAGCGCGACCACCTTcaagaatttggaaaacaaaaactaCTGGAACCAAGCGTCCGAATTGTTAACCGCCAACGCTGCTTCGAACacaaagacaaagaacTTGCAGTTCAACAACTACTCCTCTTCTGAATTCCCCTATGAACCAAGATTGACGCAAATAATGAAACTGTGGTCCTGGTGCGAAAACCAGCTTCACCGCAACCAAATAGGCGTGCCTAGGATGGAAAATTAA
- the GAT2 gene encoding Gat2p, protein MQAPNVYPFPQPQLQQLPRFQYAPTQLVLDQSAPRVDPLQAGVAVNPALPMQHYNIHSTRSSDNINNYAYYYHHPDNNDNTTSTTTPTNNINNNNNPTLPVTGIPVPNSSLYRNTNQFPSAPQRLLSIIPDPHMAPNISHYQPNNIRPQMRVSIPHNIHFQQIPTYNNTNNSNDNPVGSNENELLDNINERYHHELNKMASFSKNFENNELTTTPSDSNIQSTIDELTKLKYLSSSSHFKQNIAIQNYYSLQNHIATIENRLTGLLNDRQQQQQQQQQQQQQQQQQQQQQQQQQIPENSNSTSPSNKIKLPSLQELTKSISTQHPTTTYVNKRHASDSDTKLTTTHHPLYHRHTFLSASSSSPSPSAGSVPLQKLQVPRLDEPSDAKSNLSSSPFNSITYIPSTTLSPTVQTQLKNNTTSSKITKKKNNRGRPRAIQRQPTLTTSTHFINNSGTAAAVTPNAAPATNNHEKETSPKKIIEFCFHCGETETPEWRKGPYGTRTLCNACGLFYRKVTKKFGSKSSNLLLRYRRAIDLANDRRIPDFITIPNRFIHDMDKDQTLDSEYNTILQ, encoded by the coding sequence ATGCAGGCTCCTAATGTTTACCCCTTCCCTCAACCGCAATTACAACAGCTGCCCAGGTTTCAGTACGCTCCCACGCAACTCGTGCTTGACCAGTCTGCTCCGCGGGTAGATCCTCTGCAAGCGGGAGTAGCTGTAAATCCCGCGTTACCGATGCAGCACTATAATATTCACAGCACGCGTAGCAGTGATAACATAAATAACTACGCGTATTATTACCATCATCCCGATAATAACGATAACACTACGAGTACGACGACTCCCACTAATAAcatcaataataataacaaccCTACTCTTCCTGTTACTGGCATTCCGGTGCCCAATAGCTCTCTTTATAGAAATACAAACCAATTTCCTTCTGCTCCTCAGCGGTTGCTTAGTATTATACCGGACCCTCATATGGCACCCAACATTTCTCATTATCAACCAAATAATATTCGTCCTCAAATGCGTGTCTCTATTCCTCataatattcattttcaacaaatacCCACCTATAACAACACTAATAATAGCAACGATAACCCTGTAGGCTCGAATGAAAATGAGTTGCTGGACAACATCAACGAGCGTTACCATCACGAGCTAAACAAGATGgcttcattttccaagaatttCGAAAACAATGAACTCACAACCACTCCCAGCGATTCAAATATCCAATCCACCATTGACGAACTGACAAAACTGAAGTATCTGTCGAGTTCTTCCCATTTTAAGCAGAACATCGCCATACAGAATTACTATTCTCTTCAGAATCACATCGCTACTATTGAAAACCGTTTGACTGGCTTGCTCAATGATagacagcagcagcagcagcagcagcagcagcaacaacaacaacagcagcagcaacaacaacaacaacaacaacaacagatACCCGAAAACTCTAACTCTACATCACCATCTAATAAGATAAAACTACCTTCCCTACAGGAACTAACTAAATCTATATCCACCCAACATCCCACAACCACATATGTCAATAAAAGACATGCTTCAGATTCAGATACAAAGCTAACAACTACCCATCATCCATTATACCATCGTCACACCTTTCTCTCCGCCTCGTCATCCTCGCCTTCTCCCTCTGCCGGTTCAGTGCCCCTCCAGAAGCTACAGGTTCCAAGACTGGACGAACCAAGTGACGCAAAAAGTAACTTATCATCATCTCCCTTCAATTCGATTACCTACATACCGAGTACTACCTTGTCTCCCACCGTGCAAACACAGTTGAAAAACAATACTACGTCTAGCAAAATcacaaagaagaagaacaacagAGGTAGACCAAGAGCTATTCAAAGGCAGCCAACGCTCACTACCTCTACTCATTTCATAAACAACTCCGGCACTGCCGCCGCTGTGACTCCAAACGCTGCCCCCGCAACTAATAACcatgaaaaggaaaccagccccaaaaaaataatcgAATTCTGTTTCCACTGTGGAGAAACTGAAACTCCAGAATGGAGAAAAGGACCATACGGTACAAGAACCCTTTGTAATGCGTGCGGGCTATTTTACAGAAAGGTTACCAAGAAATTTGGTTCGAAAAGCAGCAATTTACTACTAAGGTACAGAAGAGCCATTGATTTAGCCAACGATCGTAGAATTCCTGATTTCATCACCATTCCAAACAGATTCATCCATGATATGGATAAGGACCAAACGTTAGATTCTGAATATAATACAATATTACAATAG
- the PSO2 gene encoding DNA cross-link repair protein PSO2, giving the protein MPRRSIVQIKRSEVKRKRSGVDYTANNKTHHKTHHENTHASTKRQRTLTEFNIPTSSNLPVRSSSRSSPRVGHSASNTSIEPIVIDDNDQNSTCSDSTEKVEIVLFTDEEENLVELDDEKIKPEIDRQARDGTEDRIRVEIEEHINVEISTNVIRCPICCLNLSHLELYERETHCEMCVGSARSNQGSPKRNVKIPIPKPSSAIKPKKDSTPLKRPVRVKPSLPSFKIIKFSNDHKVVVDGFNYKADETISQYFLSHFHADHYMGLKKSWNNPDENPIKKTLYCSKITAILVNLKFKIPMDEIQILPINKRFWITDTISVIPLDANHCPGATIMLFQEFPAKFHDKPIRQVLHTGDFRSNAQMIKTVQEWLIETANDTIDQVYLDTTYLTMGYNFPPQQSVCNTVAQFTLQLLKQGKNKTFGDSQRNLFHFRKKMSLTSQRHKFLFLVGTYTIGKEKLAIRICELLNTKLFVMPSSVKFQMMQIVLQNNENESDKWDENLLTGDMSESFVHLVPIRVLKSQETIEAYLKSLKELDANCLKDVDDVVGFIPTGWSHNFGLKYQQNNDNDNEMDGNTEYCLELMKHEGDDGKEFEISSILRQYKKYNKFQVFNVPYSEHSSFDDLVKFGCKLNWSEMIPTVNLHNLWKVKYMTNWFKCWENIRKMRAAK; this is encoded by the coding sequence ATGCCAAGAAGGTCTATAGTACAGATAAAGAGGTCCGAGGTAAAACGAAAGCGAAGTGGCGTTGATTATACTGCAAATAATAAGACCCATCATAAGACACATCATGAAAATACACATGCGTCCACCAAAAGGCAAAGGACTTTGACTGAATTCAACATTCCAACTTCCTCGAACTTGCCCGTTCGTTCGAGTTCACGTTCGTCTCCAAGGGTCGGTCATTCCGCGTCTAATACAAGTATAGAGCCGATAGTTATTGATGATAACGATCAAAACAGTACTTGTTCTGACAGCACTGAGAAAGTTGAAATTGTCTTATTCACAGATGAGGAAGAGAATCTGGTAGAGCTGgacgatgaaaaaataaaacccGAGATAGACCGTCAAGCAAGGGATGGAACAGAAGACCGAATAAGAGTAGAAATCGAGGAGCACATAAATGTTGAAATCTCTACAAATGTGATTAGATGTCCTATTTGCTGTTTGAATCTTTCTCACCTAGAGCTGTACGAGAGAGAGACACACTGCGAAATGTGCGTAGGAAGTGCACGTAGTAACCAGGGATCACCCAAAAGGAATGTTAAGATTCCGATCCCTAAACCGTCATCTGCcataaaaccaaaaaaggACTCAACTCCATTAAAGAGACCAGTCAGGGTTAAACCTAGTTTACCAAGcttcaaaataatcaagTTCAGCAACGATCACAAAGTAGTCGTTGATGGTTTCAACTATAAAGCTGACGAAACTATCTCTCAATACTTCTTATCACATTTCCATGCCGACCACTACATGGGTCTTAAAAAATCATGGAACAATCCGGATGAGAATCCAATCAAAAAGACTCTTTACTGTTCTAAGATCACAGCAATTTTAGTAAACTTAAAATTTAAAATTCCCATGGACGAGATCCAAATCTTACCAATTAACAAACGATTTTGGATAACGGACACAATCTCCGTTATTCCATTAGACGCTAATCATTGCCCTGGTGCCACAATAATGCTTTTCCAAGAGTTCCCTGCAAAATTTCATGATAAGCCTATCAGACAAGTTTTGCATACGGGGGATTTCCGAAGCAATGCTCAAATGATTAAGACAGTTCAGGAGTGGTTAATCGAGACGGCTAATGACACAATCGATCAAGTTTATTTAGATACAACGTATCTTACTATGGGCTACAATTTTCCTCCACAGCAGTCTGTATGCAACACCGTTGCACAATTCACTTTGCAACTTCTGAAGCAAGGTAAAAACAAGACGTTCGGTGATTCACAAAGGAACTTGTTCcatttcagaaaaaaaatgtcacTAACATCTCAACGAcacaaatttttgtttcttgtgGGTACATACACCATTgggaaagagaaattaGCCATCAGAATTTGTGAATTACTGAACACGAAATTATTTGTGATGCCAAGCTCGGTTAAATTTCAAATGATGCAAATCGTTTTGCAAAACAACGAAAACGAGAGCGACAAATGGGACGAAAATTTACTCACTGGCGACATGAGCGAATCGTTTGTTCACTTGGTACCCATTAGAGTGCTGAAGAGTCAAGAAACAATTGAAGCGTActtgaaaagtttgaaGGAGTTGGATGCCAACTGCTTAAAGGACGTCGATGACGTGGTTGGGTTTATACCGACGGGATGGAGTCATAACTTTGGCCTAAAATACCAGcaaaataatgataatgataatgaaatgGATGGTAATACCGAATATTGTTTGGAGTTAATGAAGCATGAAGGAGATGACGGGAAGGAGTTTGAGATATCCAGTATATTAAGGCAGtacaaaaaatacaacaagTTCCAAGTCTTCAATGTGCCGTATTCCGAGCACAGTAGTTTTGATGACTTGGTGAAATTTGGCTGTAAGTTGAATTGGTCCGAGATGATACCTACTGTGAACTTACATAATTTATGGAAAGTGAAATATATGACAAATTGGTTTAAATGCTGGGAAAACATACGAAAGATGCGGGCGgctaaatga
- the CIN4 gene encoding Arf family GTPase CIN4, whose product MGLLSIIRKQKLKDREIRCLILGLDNSGKSTIVNKLLPENEQSTNGITPTVGFQIHSLMIRDVMVSLWDIGGQRTLRPFWDNYFDKTQVMIWCIDISLLVRFDETMQELRELVNRDESRIGYDCAVIIALNKIDLVENKTELGRRSRLVESVLKCLFKPDIRLALVQCSGITGEGLDDLQGRLVEFSRFAQ is encoded by the coding sequence ATGGGGTTGTTGAGTATTATTAGGAAGCAGAAACTTAAGGACAGAGAGATTCGGTGCTTGATCTTGGGACTCGACAATTCAGGGAAGTCAACGATAGTAAACAAATTGTTGCCCGAAAACGAGCAGAGTACTAACGGTATAACACCCACTGTCGGATTTCAGATACATAGTCTGATGATAAGGGACGTTATGGTGTCGTTGTGGGACATTGGCGGACAACGGACATTGAGGCCGTTTTGGGATAACTACTTCGACAAGACGCAAGTGATGATATGGTGTATAGATATAAGCCTTTTGGTGCGGTTTGATGAAACCATGCAAGAGTTGAGGGAACTGGTTAATAGAGACGAAAGCCGAATAGGATACGACTGTGCAGTCATTATCGCACTAAACAAGATTGACCTAGTGGAGAACAAGACCGAACTCGGCCGAAGATCCAGATTGGTGGAGAGCGTGCTGAAGTGTCTGTTCAAGCCAGACATCCGACTAGCTCTTGTCCAATGTAGCGGGATCACCGGCGAGGGCCTCGACGACCTGCAAGGCCGGTTGGTAGAATTCTCCCGCTTTGCCCAATAA
- the RIM11 gene encoding serine/threonine protein kinase RIM11, whose protein sequence is MNIQSSNPPNLSGNIVSKQVYYAHPPPTIDPNDPVQISFPTTEVVGHGSFGVVFATIIQETSEKVAIKKVLQDKRFKNRELEIMKMLSHTNIIDLKYFFYERDSQDEIYLNLILEYMPQSLYQRLRHFVHQRTPMSRLEIKYYMFQLFKSLNYLHHFANVCHRDIKPQNLLVDPETWSLKLCDFGSAKQLKPTEPNVSYICSRYYRAPELIFGATNYTNQIDIWSSGCVMAELLLGQPMFPGESGIDQLVEIIKILGTPSKQEICSMNPNYMEHKFPQIKPIPLSRVFKKEDDQTVEFLTNVLKYDPSERFNALQCLCSPYFDELKLDDGKIDQITTDLKLLEFDEHIELGHLSPDELSSVKRKLFPKSK, encoded by the coding sequence ATGAACATTCAAAGTAGCAATCCTCCGAATCTCAGCGGTAACATAGTGTCTAAACAGGTTTACTACGCCCACCCCCCGCCAACGATAGATCCGAACGATCCGGTGCAGATATCTTTTCCCACTACAGAGGTAGTAGGGCATGGTTCGTTTGGCGTGGTATTTGCAACTATTATTCAAGAGACAAGTGAAAAGGTTGCCATTAAAAAAGTCTTACAAGATAAACGGTTCAAGAATAGAGAACTAgaaataatgaagatgcTTAGCCATACTAATATAATAGATTTAAAGTACTTTTTCTATGAGAGAGATTCCCAAGATGAGATTTATTTGAACTTGATTTTGGAGTACATGCCGCAATCCCTGTATCAAAGATTACGCCATTTCGTCCATCAACGTACGCCGATGTCAAGATTAGAAATAAAATACTACATGTTCCAATTATTCAAGTCGCTGAACTATTTACATCATTTTGCTAACGTTTGTCATAGAGATATTAAGCCGCAAAATCTGTTAGTAGACCCTGAAACCTGGTCTTTAAAACTGTGTGATTTTGGCAGTGCAAAGCAGTTGAAACCTACGGAACCCAACGTTTCTTATATTTGTTCACGGTATTACAGAGCACCGGAACTAATTTTTGGCGCCACCAACTATACCAACCAAATCGATATATGGTCTTCTGGGTGCGTGATGGCGGAATTGTTGCTAGGCCAACCAATGTTCCCGGGTGAAAGCGGGATTGATCAATTAGTGGAAATTATTAAAATCTTAGGCACCCCATCAAAGCAAGAAATATGCTCTATGAACCCAAACTACATGGAACATAAGTTCCCTCAAATTAAACCAATACCATTGTCGCGTGTTTTTAAGAAAGAGGACGATCAAACAGTGGAATTTTTGACTAACGTTTTAAAATACGATCCTTCGGAAAGATTCAATGCTTTGCAATGTTTATGTAGCCCAtattttgatgaacttAAACTTGATGATGGTAAAATTGACCAAATAACTACCGATTTAAAATTACTGGAATTTGATGAACATATTGAACTAGGTCATTTATCGCCTGATGAGTTATCTTCcgtaaaaagaaaactcttCCCCAAGTCCAAATAA